In Candidatus Schekmanbacteria bacterium, a single window of DNA contains:
- a CDS encoding cytidylate kinase-like family protein, with translation MSIITISKEFASGGRKIAELVAEKLSFSYFDREIVKEVALKSKVPEIAVEEYDQDHYNAMRVFFSRVIDPVLSSARYKNLTIATGGDGDKERRRRKRFKPYECEVYGWLDSDIFREMIESFLCELVEKSNAVVVGRGAQCILKDYTNVLHVRIVAPLDYRIKRAIEEKKISEKEAKNTILEIDKRRQTYIRHSYGVDWNDPTLYHLVINTGRIDIESAADLIVATYKEFFKI, from the coding sequence ATGAGCATAATAACTATCTCGAAGGAATTTGCAAGTGGTGGACGGAAAATCGCAGAGCTTGTTGCCGAGAAGCTTTCCTTCTCCTATTTCGATAGAGAGATTGTCAAGGAAGTTGCTTTGAAGTCAAAGGTTCCAGAAATAGCTGTAGAAGAATATGACCAAGACCACTACAATGCTATGCGTGTATTCTTTTCACGAGTTATCGACCCTGTGTTGAGTAGTGCTCGATATAAAAATTTAACGATAGCAACAGGTGGAGACGGTGATAAAGAAAGACGAAGAAGAAAACGATTCAAACCTTATGAATGTGAAGTTTATGGATGGCTCGACAGTGATATTTTCAGAGAGATGATAGAATCTTTTTTATGCGAGTTGGTTGAAAAAAGTAATGCAGTAGTTGTAGGCAGAGGAGCCCAATGTATTTTGAAGGATTATACAAATGTTTTACATGTCCGAATCGTAGCCCCTTTGGATTACAGGATTAAACGGGCAATAGAAGAAAAAAAGATTTCTGAAAAGGAAGCTAAAAATACGATTTTAGAAATTGATAAAAGACGACAGACTTACATTCGGCATTCATATGGTGTAGATTGGAACGACCCGACTCTTTACCATCTCGTAATCAATACAGGCAGAATCGATATAGAATCTGCCGCTGATCTTATCGTAGCTACCTATAAAGAATTTTTTAAAATTTAA